In a single window of the Drosophila albomicans strain 15112-1751.03 chromosome 3, ASM965048v2, whole genome shotgun sequence genome:
- the LOC117572631 gene encoding rho-related BTB domain-containing protein 1 isoform X2, with product MPKMDNEQPHQELVKCVLVGDTAVGKTRLICARACNKHVSLSQLLSTHVPTVWAIDQYRIYKDVLERSWEVVDGVNVSLRLWDTFGDHDKDRRFAYGRSDVVLLCFSIASPISLRNCKVMWYPEIRRFCPDVPVVLVGCKNDLRYMYRDENYLSYFGEKGTFVRAALKSDLVMPDEARAVAKELGVSYYETSVFTYFGVNEVFENAIRSALIARRQQRFWMTNLKKVQKPLLQAPFRPPKPPPPEVTVMVGHYRQDIYNMFLSQAYADLILVAGGTKFAVHRFMLAAASSIFQRILTTELSDMGGRSSSESSMVSSTFGEATIADFNDDTEYLIRYETRTQRMWEHLKRRSSYQALPLVESKRSGDLHKDLQHPVLQSLRLVQVENQRGVSAIQTIVTLNKLISPQALHQCLRFIYTGTIDKECSNIQEIREAADFLELPQLTMLLTKPQSIMDSPSDEPNPHICLRIKESMERHCIGDGCFTDVTFELDDGLMKAHRAVLVGRCDVMRAMLLGDFREAHSNVIVFPGVTIYTFHKLLCYLYTDQIPPISAVKCLNLLELANRLCLPRLINLIECRVIEDLTIISQNETNETVDHCLKLLEPVKLHNAHQLAEWCMSYLCVNYNVICKFSLKGLKALHQDNQEYLREHRWPPVWYLKDYDYYQRCINELNKELKLKSSRRDFPSDDEGCLCFTGGKSKRNGVVTSSTTNGDSSGGTTAENQIFNSSANSMNHIDLEADIDLNL from the exons ATGCCAAAGATGGACAACGAACAGCCGCATCAGGAGTTGGTCAAGTGCGTCTTAGTTGGAGACACTGCCGTGGGAAAGACTCGTCTGATTTGTGCCAGGGCCTGCAACAAGCATGTGTCGCTATCACAACTGCTGTCCACACATGTGCCGACCGTCTGGGCGATCGATCAGTATCGCATTTACAAAGAC GTGCTCGAACGATCGTGGGAAGTTGTAGATGGGGTTAATGTCTCGTTGCGATTGTGGGACACATTTGGTGATCACGACAAGGATCGCCGCTTTGCCTACGGCAG ATCCGATGTAGTGCTATTGTGCTTCTCCATTGCAAGTCCGATCTCGTTGCGCAATTGCAAGGTCATGTGGTATCCGGAGATACGTCGCTTCTGCCCAGATGTGCCCGTCGTCCTCGTTGGTTGCAAGAACGATCTGCGCTACATGTACCGCGATGAGAACTATTTGTCCTACTTTGGCGAAAAGGGAACGTTTGTAAG AGCTGCATTAAAGAGCGATTTGGTCATGCCGGATGAGGCACGCGCCGTTGCAAAGGAGCTGGGCGTAAGCTACTATGAGACTAGCGTCTTTACATACTTTGGTGTGAACGAAGTCTTTGAGAATGCCATCCGATCGGCGCTAATAGCGCGACGTCAACAACGCTTCTGGATGACAAACCTGAAGAAAGTACAGAAACCACTGCTACAAGCACCATTCCGGCCACCGAAGCCGCCACCACCGGAGGTTACGGTCATGGTTGGCCACTATCGACAGGACATATACAACATGTTCCTGTCACAGGCATATGCCGATCTCATTCTTGTCGCTGGCGGCACAAAATTTGCTGTGCATAGATTCATGCTTGCCGCTGCATCGAGCATTTTCCAACGCATCCTGACCACGGAGTTGAGCGACATGGGaggacgcagcagcagcgagtccAGCATGGTCAGCTCAACGTTTGGAGAGGCGACCATTGCTGATTTTAATGATGATACTGAGTATCTCATACGCTATGAAACACGCACACAACG CATGTGGGAGCATCTTAAGAGGCGTTCCAGCTATCAAGCCTTGCCATTGGTCGAGTCAAAACGGTCGGGAGATTTACATAAAGATCTGCAGCATCCAGTTTTGCAAAGTCTGCGCTTGGTTCAAGTGGAGAATCAACGGGGAGTCAGTGCAATCCAAACAATCGTCACCCTCAACAAACTCATTTCACCACAGGCTCTTCATCAGTGCCTAAGATTCATTTACACCGGCACTATTGATAAAGAATGCAGCAATATTCAG GAAATAAGAGAAGCTGCCGATTTCTTAGAACTGCCTCAATTAACCATGTTGCTTACCAAGCCACAAAGCATCATGGACAGTCCAAGTGATGAACCAAATCCACACATTTGTCTT CGCATAAAGGAGAGCATGGAGAGGCATTGCATCGGCGATGGTTGCTTTACCGATGTTACCTTTGAACTGGATGATGGTCTGATGAAG GCACATCGAGCTGTCTTGGTTGGACGCTGTGACGTTATGCGAGCCATGCTCTTGGGTGACTTTCGAGAGGCACATTCTAATGTG ATTGTTTTCCCTGGAGTTACCATCTATACATTCCATAAGCTGTTATGCTATCTGTATACAGATCAGATTCCGCCCATCTCAGCGGTGAAATGCCTCAATTTGCTGGAATTGGCCAACCGATTGTGCCTGCCGCGCCTAATCAATCTAATTGAGTGTCGCGTTATCGAAGATCTCACAATAATCTCACAAAACGAAACCAATGAAACGGTGGATCACTGTCTCAAGCTGCTAGAGCCCGTCAAG TTGCACAATGCTCATCAGTTGGCCGAATGGTGTATGTCGTATCTGTGCGTTAATTACAATGTTATTTGTAAGTTTTCACTCAAGGGCCTCAAGGCTCTGCATCAGGATAATCAGGAGTATTTGCGGGAGCATCGTTGGCCGCCAGTTTGGTATCTGAAAGACTACGACTATTATCAACGTTGCATCAATGAATTGAATAAGGAGCTGAAGCTTAAGAGCTCACGCCGCGATTTTCCCAGCGACGATGAGGGCTGTCTATGCTTCACTGGAG GTAAATCAAAGCGGAATGGAGTCGTCACGTCCAGCACGACCAATGGAGACAGCAGTGGCGGAACAACGGCCGagaatcaaatatttaatagctCAGCCAACTCGATGAACCACATCGACTTAGAGGCGGACATCGATCTGAATCTCTGA
- the LOC117568756 gene encoding insulin-degrading enzyme isoform X1, protein MFVRRTYLTLSTSRKSIFAVTADLNRASGISCRSHTLFGYRFVSSASATPKPKMTVQVKPDEIKPIIRINNIEKSQQDTRDYRGLKLENGLKVLLISDPTTDVSAAALSVQVGHMSDPEDLPGLAHFCEHMLFLGTEKYPHENGYTTYLSQSGGSSNAATYPLMTKYHFHVAPDKLDGALDRFAQFFIAPLFTSSATEREINAVNSEHEKNLSSDLWRIKQVQRHLAKPGHAYNKFGSGNKATLSEIPKTKGIDVRDELLKFHKQWYSANIMCLAVIGKESLDKLEDMVIEKFSEIENKNVKVPEWPREPFADDQYGQKVKVVPIKDVRSLTISFTTDDLTQFYKSGPDNYLTHLIGHEGKGSILSELRRLGWCNDLMAGHQNTQNGFGFFDIVVDLTQEGLEHVDDIVNIIFQYLRMLRQEGPKKWIFDECVKLNEMRFCFKEKEQPENLVTHTVSSMQIFPLEEVLSAPYLSNEWRPELICKLLEELVPEKSRISLVSQSYEQSVDQVEPYYKTKYGLERIPEATLKCWGNCEVNENLQLSLPNSFIPSNFDIAEVPSDAPKHPEIIMDTPILRVWHKQDNQFNKPKACMTFDMSNPIAYLDPLNCNLNHMMVMLIKDQLNEYLYDAELANLKLSVITKPCGIDFTIRGFNDKQVVLLEKLLDHLFNFNIDEKRFDILKEEHIRSLKNFNAEQPYQHSIYYLALLLTENAWANVELLDAMELVTYDRVLNFAKEFFQRLHTECFIFGNVTKQQATDIAGRVNKRLEETNATKLPILARQMLKKREYKLLPGDSYLFEKENEYHMSSCTQLYMQCGAQTDHTNIMVNLVSQVLSEPCYDCLRTKEQLGYIVFSGVRKVNGSNGIRIIVQSAKHPSFVEDRIENFLETYLQVIEDMPQDEFERHKEALIVKKLEKPKNIFQQFSQFYGEIALQTYHFEREEAEVAILRKITKSDFVDYFKRFIAKDGDERRVLSVHIVSTLKDANTATASAADSKDNVSEVTNMDRHKTINDIVAFKSCKELYPIAMPFLDIKAKGARSKL, encoded by the exons ATGTTTGTCAGGCGAACGTATCTAACTCTTTCCACCAGCCGCAAATCGATTTTTGCGGTAACAGCTGATCTGAATCGAGC CAGCGGCATATCTTGCAGGAGCCACACATTATTTGGATATCGATTTGTATCATCAGCATCTGCGACTCCCAAGCCTAAAATGACGGTGCAAGTGAAACCTGACGAAATTAAACCAATTATTCG CATAAACAACATCGAGAAATCGCAACAGGACACGCGCGATTATCGTGGacttaaattggaaaatggCCTCAAGGTATTGCTCATTTCCGATCCGACAACTGACGTGTCCGCTGCTGCACTATCCGTGCAGGTTGG TCACATGTCAGACCCAGAGGATTTGCCCGGATTGGCGCATTTCTGTGAGCACATGCTCTTCCTGGGCACCGAGAAGTATCCGCATGAAAATGGTTATACAACCTACTTATCGCAGAGCGGTGGTAGCAGCAATGCGGCAACATATCCACTCATGACCAAGTATCATTTCCACGTGGCTCCCGATAAACTAGACGGTGCCTTAGATCGTTTTGCGCAGTTCTTTATTGCACCATTGTTTACGTCCAGTGCAACGGAGCGTGAAATAAATGCAGTGAATTCGGAGCATGAGAAGAATCTATCGAGTGATCTGTGGCGTATCAAGCAAGTGCAGCGACATTTAGCGAAACCGGGACATGCGTACAACAAGTTTGGCAGCGGAAACAAGGCGACGCTCTCCGAAATCCCCAAGACAAAGGGCATCGATGTGCGCGATGAGCTGCTCAAGTTTCACAAACAATGGTATTCGGCCAACATCATGTGCCTGGCTGTCATTGGCAAAG AATCTCTGGACAAACTGGAGGATATGGTCATTGAGAAGTTCTCcgaaatcgaaaataaaaatgtaaaggTGCCGGAATGGCCGCGGGAACCGTTTGCAGATGATCAGTATGGTCAAAAGGTGAAGGTGGTGCCTATTAAGGATGTGCGCTCGCTTACCATTAGCTTCACTACGGATGATCTAACGCAGTTCTATAAATCTGGC CCGGACAACTATTTAACCCACCTTATTGGACATGAAGGCAAGGGCAGCATTTTGTCGGAATTGCGCAGACTCGGTTGGTGCAATGA TCTTATGGCCGGACATCAGAACACACAGaatggttttggtttttttgacATCGTAGTGGATCTGACGCAGGAAGGTTTGGAGCATGTTGACGATATTGTGAacataatatttcaatacttAAGAATGTTACGTCAAGAGGGACCCAAAAAATGGATTTTTGATGAGTGTGTGAAACTGAACGAAATGCGATTTTGTTTCAAGGAGAAAGAGCAACCCGAGAACTTAGTCACGCACACCGTGTCGTCCATGCAAATATTTCCATTGGAGGAAGTTTTAAGCGCTCCCTATTTAAGTAATGAATGGCGTCCCGAATTAATTTGTAAGCTGCTCGAAGAATTGGTGCCCGAAAAAAGTAGAATCTCTCTAGTTAGTCAGAGTTATGAACAGTCCGTTGATCAAGTTGAGCCCTATTACAAGACGAAGTACGGGCTGGAGCGTATACCAGAGGCTACATTGAAG TGCTGGGGAAACTGTGAAGTCAACGAAAACCTACAATTATCACTGCCAAACAGTTTTATACCAAGCAACTTTGACATCGCTGAAGTTCCCAGTGATGCGCCTAAGCATCCCGAGATTATTATGGACACGCCCATTTTGCGTGTGTGGCACAAGCAGGACAATCAGTTTAACAAGCCAAAAGCCTGCATGACTTTCGACATGTCCAATCCGATTGCCTACTTAGATCCGctgaattgcaatttaaaccACATGATGGTTATGCTAATCAAGGATCAACTTAACGAATACTTGTATGATGCGGAGCTGGCGAATTTAAAGCTCAGCGTCATTACCAAACCATGTGGCATTGAT TTTACCATTCGTGGCTTTAATGACAAGCAAGTTGTATTGCTTGAAAAACTGTTGGATCATTTGTTTAACTTCAACATTGACGAGAAGCGCTTTGACATACTCAAGGAGGAACACATTAGGTCGCTAAAGAACTTTAACGCTGAGCAGCCGTATCAACATTCCATCTATTATCTGGCCCTGCTCCTTACGGAGAATGCCTGGGCAAATGTAGAACTTCTAGACGCTATGGAGC ttgTGACCTACGATCGCGTGCTGAACTTTGCTAAGGAGTTTTTCCAGCGTCTGCACACTGAATGCTTTATCTTTGGCAATGTGACCAAGCAACAAGCAACCGATATCGCTGGACGCGTAAACAAACGTCTCGAGGAAACCAATGCCACCAAATTGCCCATTTTAGCCCGACAAATGCTCAAGAAACGAGAGTACAAATTATTGCCTG GCGATAGCTATCTGTTCGAAAAGGAAAACGAGTATCACATGAGCTCCTGCACACAGCTCTATATGCAGTGCGGGGCACAAACGGATCACACAAATATTATGGTCAATTTGGTGTCGCAGGTACTGTCGGAACCTTGCTACGATTGCTTACGCACAAAGGAACAACTGGGCTACATTGTCTTCAGTGGCGTGCGCAAAGTGAATGGATCCAATGGCATACGCATCATTGTACAATCCGCAAAACATCCTTCATTTGTTGAAGATCGAATCGAGAACTTCCTCGAGACGTATTTG caaGTTATTGAGGACATGCCGCAGGATGAATTCGAGCGCCATAAAGAGGCTTTGATCGTTAAAAAACTGGAGAAACCGAAGAATATATTCCAGCAGTTTAGCCAATTCTATGGCGAAATTGCGTTGCAAACGTATCATTTTGAGCGCGAAGAGGCCGAGGTCGCAATTCTGcgtaaaataacaaaatctgATTTTGTTGATTACTTCAAG AGATTTATAGCAAAGGATGGTGATGAGCGAAGAGTTCTGTCGGTGCACATTGTTTCCACACTTAAGGATGCTAATACTGCCACTGCAAGCGCAGCGGACTCGAAGGATAATGTCAGTGAGGTGACGAACATGGATCGTCATAAGACAATCAACGATATTGTTGCCTTTAAGTCTTGCAAAGAATTGTATCCCATCGCAATGCCTTTCCTGGACATTAAGGCGAAGGGAGCACGCAGCAAACTTTAA
- the LOC117568756 gene encoding insulin-degrading enzyme isoform X2, producing the protein MTVQVKPDEIKPIIRINNIEKSQQDTRDYRGLKLENGLKVLLISDPTTDVSAAALSVQVGHMSDPEDLPGLAHFCEHMLFLGTEKYPHENGYTTYLSQSGGSSNAATYPLMTKYHFHVAPDKLDGALDRFAQFFIAPLFTSSATEREINAVNSEHEKNLSSDLWRIKQVQRHLAKPGHAYNKFGSGNKATLSEIPKTKGIDVRDELLKFHKQWYSANIMCLAVIGKESLDKLEDMVIEKFSEIENKNVKVPEWPREPFADDQYGQKVKVVPIKDVRSLTISFTTDDLTQFYKSGPDNYLTHLIGHEGKGSILSELRRLGWCNDLMAGHQNTQNGFGFFDIVVDLTQEGLEHVDDIVNIIFQYLRMLRQEGPKKWIFDECVKLNEMRFCFKEKEQPENLVTHTVSSMQIFPLEEVLSAPYLSNEWRPELICKLLEELVPEKSRISLVSQSYEQSVDQVEPYYKTKYGLERIPEATLKCWGNCEVNENLQLSLPNSFIPSNFDIAEVPSDAPKHPEIIMDTPILRVWHKQDNQFNKPKACMTFDMSNPIAYLDPLNCNLNHMMVMLIKDQLNEYLYDAELANLKLSVITKPCGIDFTIRGFNDKQVVLLEKLLDHLFNFNIDEKRFDILKEEHIRSLKNFNAEQPYQHSIYYLALLLTENAWANVELLDAMELVTYDRVLNFAKEFFQRLHTECFIFGNVTKQQATDIAGRVNKRLEETNATKLPILARQMLKKREYKLLPGDSYLFEKENEYHMSSCTQLYMQCGAQTDHTNIMVNLVSQVLSEPCYDCLRTKEQLGYIVFSGVRKVNGSNGIRIIVQSAKHPSFVEDRIENFLETYLQVIEDMPQDEFERHKEALIVKKLEKPKNIFQQFSQFYGEIALQTYHFEREEAEVAILRKITKSDFVDYFKRFIAKDGDERRVLSVHIVSTLKDANTATASAADSKDNVSEVTNMDRHKTINDIVAFKSCKELYPIAMPFLDIKAKGARSKL; encoded by the exons ATGACGGTGCAAGTGAAACCTGACGAAATTAAACCAATTATTCG CATAAACAACATCGAGAAATCGCAACAGGACACGCGCGATTATCGTGGacttaaattggaaaatggCCTCAAGGTATTGCTCATTTCCGATCCGACAACTGACGTGTCCGCTGCTGCACTATCCGTGCAGGTTGG TCACATGTCAGACCCAGAGGATTTGCCCGGATTGGCGCATTTCTGTGAGCACATGCTCTTCCTGGGCACCGAGAAGTATCCGCATGAAAATGGTTATACAACCTACTTATCGCAGAGCGGTGGTAGCAGCAATGCGGCAACATATCCACTCATGACCAAGTATCATTTCCACGTGGCTCCCGATAAACTAGACGGTGCCTTAGATCGTTTTGCGCAGTTCTTTATTGCACCATTGTTTACGTCCAGTGCAACGGAGCGTGAAATAAATGCAGTGAATTCGGAGCATGAGAAGAATCTATCGAGTGATCTGTGGCGTATCAAGCAAGTGCAGCGACATTTAGCGAAACCGGGACATGCGTACAACAAGTTTGGCAGCGGAAACAAGGCGACGCTCTCCGAAATCCCCAAGACAAAGGGCATCGATGTGCGCGATGAGCTGCTCAAGTTTCACAAACAATGGTATTCGGCCAACATCATGTGCCTGGCTGTCATTGGCAAAG AATCTCTGGACAAACTGGAGGATATGGTCATTGAGAAGTTCTCcgaaatcgaaaataaaaatgtaaaggTGCCGGAATGGCCGCGGGAACCGTTTGCAGATGATCAGTATGGTCAAAAGGTGAAGGTGGTGCCTATTAAGGATGTGCGCTCGCTTACCATTAGCTTCACTACGGATGATCTAACGCAGTTCTATAAATCTGGC CCGGACAACTATTTAACCCACCTTATTGGACATGAAGGCAAGGGCAGCATTTTGTCGGAATTGCGCAGACTCGGTTGGTGCAATGA TCTTATGGCCGGACATCAGAACACACAGaatggttttggtttttttgacATCGTAGTGGATCTGACGCAGGAAGGTTTGGAGCATGTTGACGATATTGTGAacataatatttcaatacttAAGAATGTTACGTCAAGAGGGACCCAAAAAATGGATTTTTGATGAGTGTGTGAAACTGAACGAAATGCGATTTTGTTTCAAGGAGAAAGAGCAACCCGAGAACTTAGTCACGCACACCGTGTCGTCCATGCAAATATTTCCATTGGAGGAAGTTTTAAGCGCTCCCTATTTAAGTAATGAATGGCGTCCCGAATTAATTTGTAAGCTGCTCGAAGAATTGGTGCCCGAAAAAAGTAGAATCTCTCTAGTTAGTCAGAGTTATGAACAGTCCGTTGATCAAGTTGAGCCCTATTACAAGACGAAGTACGGGCTGGAGCGTATACCAGAGGCTACATTGAAG TGCTGGGGAAACTGTGAAGTCAACGAAAACCTACAATTATCACTGCCAAACAGTTTTATACCAAGCAACTTTGACATCGCTGAAGTTCCCAGTGATGCGCCTAAGCATCCCGAGATTATTATGGACACGCCCATTTTGCGTGTGTGGCACAAGCAGGACAATCAGTTTAACAAGCCAAAAGCCTGCATGACTTTCGACATGTCCAATCCGATTGCCTACTTAGATCCGctgaattgcaatttaaaccACATGATGGTTATGCTAATCAAGGATCAACTTAACGAATACTTGTATGATGCGGAGCTGGCGAATTTAAAGCTCAGCGTCATTACCAAACCATGTGGCATTGAT TTTACCATTCGTGGCTTTAATGACAAGCAAGTTGTATTGCTTGAAAAACTGTTGGATCATTTGTTTAACTTCAACATTGACGAGAAGCGCTTTGACATACTCAAGGAGGAACACATTAGGTCGCTAAAGAACTTTAACGCTGAGCAGCCGTATCAACATTCCATCTATTATCTGGCCCTGCTCCTTACGGAGAATGCCTGGGCAAATGTAGAACTTCTAGACGCTATGGAGC ttgTGACCTACGATCGCGTGCTGAACTTTGCTAAGGAGTTTTTCCAGCGTCTGCACACTGAATGCTTTATCTTTGGCAATGTGACCAAGCAACAAGCAACCGATATCGCTGGACGCGTAAACAAACGTCTCGAGGAAACCAATGCCACCAAATTGCCCATTTTAGCCCGACAAATGCTCAAGAAACGAGAGTACAAATTATTGCCTG GCGATAGCTATCTGTTCGAAAAGGAAAACGAGTATCACATGAGCTCCTGCACACAGCTCTATATGCAGTGCGGGGCACAAACGGATCACACAAATATTATGGTCAATTTGGTGTCGCAGGTACTGTCGGAACCTTGCTACGATTGCTTACGCACAAAGGAACAACTGGGCTACATTGTCTTCAGTGGCGTGCGCAAAGTGAATGGATCCAATGGCATACGCATCATTGTACAATCCGCAAAACATCCTTCATTTGTTGAAGATCGAATCGAGAACTTCCTCGAGACGTATTTG caaGTTATTGAGGACATGCCGCAGGATGAATTCGAGCGCCATAAAGAGGCTTTGATCGTTAAAAAACTGGAGAAACCGAAGAATATATTCCAGCAGTTTAGCCAATTCTATGGCGAAATTGCGTTGCAAACGTATCATTTTGAGCGCGAAGAGGCCGAGGTCGCAATTCTGcgtaaaataacaaaatctgATTTTGTTGATTACTTCAAG AGATTTATAGCAAAGGATGGTGATGAGCGAAGAGTTCTGTCGGTGCACATTGTTTCCACACTTAAGGATGCTAATACTGCCACTGCAAGCGCAGCGGACTCGAAGGATAATGTCAGTGAGGTGACGAACATGGATCGTCATAAGACAATCAACGATATTGTTGCCTTTAAGTCTTGCAAAGAATTGTATCCCATCGCAATGCCTTTCCTGGACATTAAGGCGAAGGGAGCACGCAGCAAACTTTAA
- the LOC117572631 gene encoding rho-related BTB domain-containing protein 1 isoform X1 — MPKMDNEQPHQELVKCVLVGDTAVGKTRLICARACNKHVSLSQLLSTHVPTVWAIDQYRIYKDVLERSWEVVDGVNVSLRLWDTFGDHDKDRRFAYGRSDVVLLCFSIASPISLRNCKVMWYPEIRRFCPDVPVVLVGCKNDLRYMYRDENYLSYFGEKGTFVRAALKSDLVMPDEARAVAKELGVSYYETSVFTYFGVNEVFENAIRSALIARRQQRFWMTNLKKVQKPLLQAPFRPPKPPPPEVTVMVGHYRQDIYNMFLSQAYADLILVAGGTKFAVHRFMLAAASSIFQRILTTELSDMGGRSSSESSMVSSTFGEATIADFNDDTEYLIRYETRTQRMWEHLKRRSSYQALPLVESKRSGDLHKDLQHPVLQSLRLVQVENQRGVSAIQTIVTLNKLISPQALHQCLRFIYTGTIDKECSNIQEIREAADFLELPQLTMLLTKPQSIMDSPSDEPNPHICLRIKESMERHCIGDGCFTDVTFELDDGLMKAHRAVLVGRCDVMRAMLLGDFREAHSNVIVFPGVTIYTFHKLLCYLYTDQIPPISAVKCLNLLELANRLCLPRLINLIECRVIEDLTIISQNETNETVDHCLKLLEPVKLHNAHQLAEWCMSYLCVNYNVICKFSLKGLKALHQDNQEYLREHRWPPVWYLKDYDYYQRCINELNKELKLKSSRRDFPSDDEGCLCFTGVFSWLLGKSKRNGVVTSSTTNGDSSGGTTAENQIFNSSANSMNHIDLEADIDLNL, encoded by the exons ATGCCAAAGATGGACAACGAACAGCCGCATCAGGAGTTGGTCAAGTGCGTCTTAGTTGGAGACACTGCCGTGGGAAAGACTCGTCTGATTTGTGCCAGGGCCTGCAACAAGCATGTGTCGCTATCACAACTGCTGTCCACACATGTGCCGACCGTCTGGGCGATCGATCAGTATCGCATTTACAAAGAC GTGCTCGAACGATCGTGGGAAGTTGTAGATGGGGTTAATGTCTCGTTGCGATTGTGGGACACATTTGGTGATCACGACAAGGATCGCCGCTTTGCCTACGGCAG ATCCGATGTAGTGCTATTGTGCTTCTCCATTGCAAGTCCGATCTCGTTGCGCAATTGCAAGGTCATGTGGTATCCGGAGATACGTCGCTTCTGCCCAGATGTGCCCGTCGTCCTCGTTGGTTGCAAGAACGATCTGCGCTACATGTACCGCGATGAGAACTATTTGTCCTACTTTGGCGAAAAGGGAACGTTTGTAAG AGCTGCATTAAAGAGCGATTTGGTCATGCCGGATGAGGCACGCGCCGTTGCAAAGGAGCTGGGCGTAAGCTACTATGAGACTAGCGTCTTTACATACTTTGGTGTGAACGAAGTCTTTGAGAATGCCATCCGATCGGCGCTAATAGCGCGACGTCAACAACGCTTCTGGATGACAAACCTGAAGAAAGTACAGAAACCACTGCTACAAGCACCATTCCGGCCACCGAAGCCGCCACCACCGGAGGTTACGGTCATGGTTGGCCACTATCGACAGGACATATACAACATGTTCCTGTCACAGGCATATGCCGATCTCATTCTTGTCGCTGGCGGCACAAAATTTGCTGTGCATAGATTCATGCTTGCCGCTGCATCGAGCATTTTCCAACGCATCCTGACCACGGAGTTGAGCGACATGGGaggacgcagcagcagcgagtccAGCATGGTCAGCTCAACGTTTGGAGAGGCGACCATTGCTGATTTTAATGATGATACTGAGTATCTCATACGCTATGAAACACGCACACAACG CATGTGGGAGCATCTTAAGAGGCGTTCCAGCTATCAAGCCTTGCCATTGGTCGAGTCAAAACGGTCGGGAGATTTACATAAAGATCTGCAGCATCCAGTTTTGCAAAGTCTGCGCTTGGTTCAAGTGGAGAATCAACGGGGAGTCAGTGCAATCCAAACAATCGTCACCCTCAACAAACTCATTTCACCACAGGCTCTTCATCAGTGCCTAAGATTCATTTACACCGGCACTATTGATAAAGAATGCAGCAATATTCAG GAAATAAGAGAAGCTGCCGATTTCTTAGAACTGCCTCAATTAACCATGTTGCTTACCAAGCCACAAAGCATCATGGACAGTCCAAGTGATGAACCAAATCCACACATTTGTCTT CGCATAAAGGAGAGCATGGAGAGGCATTGCATCGGCGATGGTTGCTTTACCGATGTTACCTTTGAACTGGATGATGGTCTGATGAAG GCACATCGAGCTGTCTTGGTTGGACGCTGTGACGTTATGCGAGCCATGCTCTTGGGTGACTTTCGAGAGGCACATTCTAATGTG ATTGTTTTCCCTGGAGTTACCATCTATACATTCCATAAGCTGTTATGCTATCTGTATACAGATCAGATTCCGCCCATCTCAGCGGTGAAATGCCTCAATTTGCTGGAATTGGCCAACCGATTGTGCCTGCCGCGCCTAATCAATCTAATTGAGTGTCGCGTTATCGAAGATCTCACAATAATCTCACAAAACGAAACCAATGAAACGGTGGATCACTGTCTCAAGCTGCTAGAGCCCGTCAAG TTGCACAATGCTCATCAGTTGGCCGAATGGTGTATGTCGTATCTGTGCGTTAATTACAATGTTATTTGTAAGTTTTCACTCAAGGGCCTCAAGGCTCTGCATCAGGATAATCAGGAGTATTTGCGGGAGCATCGTTGGCCGCCAGTTTGGTATCTGAAAGACTACGACTATTATCAACGTTGCATCAATGAATTGAATAAGGAGCTGAAGCTTAAGAGCTCACGCCGCGATTTTCCCAGCGACGATGAGGGCTGTCTATGCTTCACTGGAG TGTTTTCTTGGCTGCTAGGTAAATCAAAGCGGAATGGAGTCGTCACGTCCAGCACGACCAATGGAGACAGCAGTGGCGGAACAACGGCCGagaatcaaatatttaatagctCAGCCAACTCGATGAACCACATCGACTTAGAGGCGGACATCGATCTGAATCTCTGA